One segment of Abyssibacter profundi DNA contains the following:
- a CDS encoding rubredoxin encodes MRIGQCFLKIRGRLERPLFYVAASKSSGHGLPVGHARSAKVAKYQCDNCDYVYDEAEGAPKEGFPAGTPWATVPDDWPCPDCAVREKIDFERVESE; translated from the coding sequence GTGCGAATAGGTCAGTGTTTCCTTAAGATTCGCGGGCGCCTGGAGCGCCCGCTTTTTTATGTAGCGGCGAGCAAGTCGTCTGGTCATGGCCTGCCCGTCGGTCATGCGAGGAGTGCAAAAGTGGCGAAGTATCAATGCGATAACTGCGACTATGTCTATGATGAGGCCGAGGGTGCTCCCAAGGAGGGTTTCCCCGCGGGGACGCCTTGGGCTACGGTGCCCGACGATTGGCCCTGCCCGGACTGCGCGGTCCGGGAAAAGATTGATTTCGAACGAGTAGAGAGCGAATGA
- a CDS encoding alkane 1-monooxygenase, translating into MTSTTVDNTQSYTDGKRYWWLLGLVVPTLPLGGYFMVQATGMGVFWYWPLLFVYGVLPALDWLIGTDENNPPESAVPELEDDAYYRWIVYLFVPLHLAIFIWGGWMFATGGLLWWEALGLALSLGGVAGLSINTAHELGHKKGAGERWLAKVCLAPVFYGHFFVEHNRGHHKNVATPEDPASSRMGESLYAFLPRTVIGSVKSAWAIEKTRLARLGKGPWTLQNENIQAWLMSVALWGGMIAWLGPIVIPFLLIQSVYGFSLLEVVNYLEHYGLVRQKTASGRYERCRPEHSWNSNHTITNLFLYHLQRHSDHHANPTRRYQALRDFREAPQLPSGYSGMILLAYFPPLWRKVMDPKVVAHYDGDLTRANLHPPKRDQLLARYSKAA; encoded by the coding sequence ATGACCTCAACAACAGTCGACAACACGCAGTCGTATACCGATGGCAAACGCTACTGGTGGCTGCTTGGCCTCGTGGTGCCAACGCTGCCGCTCGGTGGCTACTTCATGGTTCAGGCCACCGGCATGGGTGTGTTCTGGTACTGGCCGCTGCTATTTGTTTACGGCGTCCTGCCGGCGCTGGACTGGCTGATCGGAACCGACGAAAACAACCCGCCGGAGTCGGCCGTACCCGAGCTTGAGGACGATGCCTACTACCGCTGGATCGTCTACCTGTTCGTCCCGCTGCACCTGGCCATCTTCATCTGGGGTGGCTGGATGTTCGCCACCGGCGGCTTGCTCTGGTGGGAAGCCCTGGGGCTGGCGCTGAGTCTTGGCGGCGTCGCGGGTCTATCGATTAACACCGCCCATGAGCTTGGGCATAAGAAGGGAGCGGGTGAGCGCTGGCTCGCGAAGGTCTGCTTGGCGCCGGTGTTCTACGGACATTTCTTTGTGGAACACAACCGCGGCCATCACAAGAACGTGGCCACGCCCGAAGACCCGGCCAGCTCGCGGATGGGTGAATCGCTTTACGCCTTCCTGCCCCGTACGGTGATCGGCAGCGTGAAGTCGGCCTGGGCCATCGAGAAAACCCGTCTGGCACGCTTGGGCAAGGGGCCCTGGACCCTGCAAAACGAAAACATCCAGGCCTGGCTGATGTCCGTCGCATTGTGGGGCGGGATGATCGCGTGGCTCGGACCCATCGTGATCCCCTTCCTGCTCATCCAGTCGGTTTATGGCTTCTCGCTGCTGGAGGTCGTCAACTATCTGGAGCACTACGGACTCGTGCGCCAGAAGACGGCGTCCGGTCGCTACGAGCGCTGCCGTCCGGAGCATTCGTGGAACAGCAACCACACGATCACGAACCTGTTTCTGTATCACCTGCAGCGGCATTCGGATCACCACGCCAACCCGACCCGTCGGTATCAGGCCTTGCGTGATTTCCGCGAGGCGCCGCAGCTGCCCTCGGGCTATAGCGGCATGATTCTGCTGGCTTATTTCCCCCCACTGTGGCGCAAGGTGATGGACCCGAAGGTCGTGGCGCACTACGACGGCGACCTGACGCGCGCCAACCTGCATCCCCCCAAACGCGACCAACTGCTGGCGCGTTATTCGAAAGCGGCGTGA